DNA from Drosophila suzukii chromosome 2R, CBGP_Dsuzu_IsoJpt1.0, whole genome shotgun sequence:
CAGGCTGTTCATCTTGTTATATAACCGCGACTTGGTCTTCTACGTTAATTAAACAGAGAAATGTGCAACACGCCGAATTCGTGGTACTGCCTCGAGTGACCGTTATTTCAAACTACAAAAATCCCGTAAGCAAAACACCCGGCAATCGTTTCTAGACTTATCGATTATTTATGGCGCCAATAAAGCTTTTTTGAATTCACATAGCTTTAGCATAATCTTTTAATTCTAAAATCAATTTTGATCCTGTGTATTCAAGGTCTCAATATGAGATTTACTCATaacacatttattttaaagctgtCATATATGAAAGTCATTGGATaagatcatatttttttatttaatacaaGCAATCTTAAAGCGGGATTTTGAAGTTTTTGCTGAATTCCCAACCATTAACCATTAAAAAGACAATCAATTTTTAAACAGCTTTTCAAACGCCTCTTTAACaaaatatgaaattaattGATTCCCCCCGAAAACAAaccattaaaaaaacattctTCGTTATGAAAAAATTACGACTTTATTAGATTTTAGATTGCTCATGGGAGGTATACAACAATATACACAATACAAGACATACACGTTAATAAAAACTAAACACCTTAATGGGTTCTCTGGTTTATGGACCTCCAAGCGGAAGACCCTTTCCTAAACAATATTATCATGCATGCAATCAGACTCTCTCGTCATATATCATTGTTTTTCAACCAAAAGGCATATCATTACGTCCTTATAAAATTTCAATAATATCTATCACAATATGAGAATTTTATCATTATGTTACTTTTTTtgtagaatttaaaaatattttatgtgtatttttttttgggatttttcGCTTTTGTTTTCAAGACGTTCTTATGATTAGATCTTGACATTAGGCTTAGACATgcgtataaaaatatattaattacgatgaaaattgcattttaCACGTTTCTAATTAAAGTTGCCATTGTACATTGTATTTTATGCATATTTTTCAGTGGGACGGACAACAGCTTAAATGttaacataaaaatattaaaatgctGATTTGCTTCCTTTGCCAAGCTCATTATTTTTCATGCAAAGCTTACAAGTTAAGGCCTAGATTTTATACTATTCATAAGGCTTGCTGTTGTTGcagaattatatttatttccgCTTTCTTGTGCGTTTTTGCATCATGATGATGTGAGGGCTGCCGAGTCAGTTCATATCAAACAGCCTCATAGAAGTTTTGTTCGTTCCTTAGCCTAGTTCGTACTTTTAATTACATTCTATGTTCAATTCCTTATTGAGCTTATGTTAGATACAATATTTACGCTTTTGTTAGCCACAAAGCATAGAGCTTTAAAGTCTATGTCGCATTCTGTTAGTTCTCCACAAAAAAACTCATATAGAAAAATTAATCATTCAGTCTAACAAAATACTTGTAGAATATTCGATTGAATTTCGAGAAATAATCGGGGTGTTGGGTCTGGGATATTCGGGTTCGATTTCGGTATGTATGATATGGTGGTACATTTATACAGCTCTAATATTTGCACTTAAAGATTATACATTTATAGTACTCATAAGGGGGGGCGACACATTCGGGCTGCTTAGCCGAGGGCAGGCACTTCAATTTTGGACAGCAAAAGTCGACGTCAGGGGAATGCGGAGTGCTTCAGTTTGCCCAGGCTTTAGCAGCCCGCACACTATGTTGTCAataaatttaactaaattttGCCAAACAAACTAAACTTATTACAAATTTTACatcaaattaaattacagTTACATGCTAAGTAAAAAAAGATGCAACAGCTTCTGCGCTCTACTCTTCAGACGCGTTTCAAACGCATCTGAAACTGTCGGCTACTTCATTCGCGGGATGGGTGGGGGTTTACTATAACTAACAGCAACATAAACAACGAAAATATGTTTTAGAGTATAGAAATTCGACTAATTTTGCAATTGGCTGCCGTCGCAAGCCCACTAGATGTAAGTGCGTTTCACTTTCGTTAGCGTTGACGTCTTGCAGGGCAACTCTTTTTCCAAATGTTCCGTGGAGTTTTTGCACTCATGACTGCGATCCTTTTCCAGGTCTAGGTTAGGTGTTTTCTGTGTTGTGGTGTAGGCATTGGAGCCCATTAATAGATTGATATCTTTGCCGGTATTTTGATGCTTGAATTGTCTGTGGGGAAAAGTTGATTAGTATTGTTTAAAGAAATCAGCAACAAGATCAACTTACATTGGCTTGCCGAAATGATTGCGGTGACTGTCATCCATTTGCCCCTCCATCATGCGACTCCAAGCCTTGACACAGAATACTCCCGCACTGCCGCCCACCACAAAGGTGATGGAAACGATAATTGCTAGAAAGACGTAGCTGGGAGCCGAAGCCCGGTTGATTTCATCAACACTTGCTGTGGATTTCTGGGGATCTGTTGGGCAAAAGCATTAGAATTCCTATATTCACAGATGTAATATTAGAAGTACTAACCGTTCAAACTGGGCATATCGTCGGGATCCATTGACGTAAGTGTGATCTTGTTCAGTCCAAAGTCATCGCCACCAGTTGGCTGCTGTTCAAAGCTCGGCTGATCACCTTGCGAGGCACCCACATTGGAGTACAGAAGTTTCTGGTCCTCTGACGGCGGTGGAGGAATGGTAACAACGCTCATCGTCTCTGCACCTGGTCCATCACGTGGAACATGGGGACACAGGAGGGCAGCAGATTTCTTGGTACTGTTTAGGCTCTGCAGATAGGTCTTTGTTCCGAACTTGTGCTGACTGGTAGCCAGGTTTTTGCACTCGTGTGTCTGTAAATCCCAGGCACAGATGGGATCCTGGAGACTCAGGCAGCCCAGGCAGTCCACAATGTGGGTGCAGTGATGCAGGGGTACGCTGACCAGGCTGCCATCACTGACCACCACCAGCGAGTTCTTCGAAGTGGAGATGACCAACTCCCTAACTGGCGTTCCCAGTGGCAGAACCTGCATCTCCGATATGACCACCGTCTTGAGGCGATCCACCGTTGAGTTCGGATGCGTGGTCAGTATATTAATAAACTTGGTCACCTTGCCGTCATCTGTACCACTATATACCACATCGTAATAAGCACCGCTTAGGGACTTCACCTGCGGATGCACTGCAATGGCAGTAAGTCTATGGTGCAAGTTCACCTTGGTTAGCAGTGGACGTCCATGCACTGCCGGCACAGAGTCCTCCATTAGCGGATGGGTCTTAATGAAGTTGACTGCAACGCTGCTTAGCGTTCTTGAGTCCTCGACGCACGGTCCTGGGCGTGGCTTTGGCACCTGGTCACGCTCCACTGGAAGCCAGTGGGATTGTGAGTCTTTCTGCGACTTGAATTCTCCATCAAAGGCGGCCAGTATATCGTCTACGTTGTAGGCACAGACTGCCGATCCCGGAATGGCATTTACAGAGGTGGTAAAGACTGCATAAACCAGTGACTTGGAACCGCTCTCCACAATGGGGCTAATGGCCTCTGTAAGGAAGAGTAATAACCAAGATTAGTAAGGTAATtacatttattcttaaatcttTCATCGACTTACGGATTTCGTCAAAGTAGAACGGAAACTCCCCAGGCACTGAGCAGTTGAGGCGGGCCTTTAGGAAGGAGGTCCAGCTCTTGCCGTGACTATAAGGTCCTCCCCGGTCGTTCTTGCACACCCTGGCGACCCGCGAGTATACGGCCTTGCCAAAGTTCATGAACTCCATGGACAGTTCGCGGAAGAAGAACAGCACGTAGCCGTTTCTCTCGATGGCGCCGACAAAGTCCGGCTGGTTCAGTTGCTTGAGATCATACTGTTCGGTGCGCAGGTTCTCCCTGTAGATAAGGGGGTCTCCACCCGAAAAGTCCGCCACGGTGGCGCTGTACAACTGGCCATCGGCGAAGGCGTAGGTGCTATTGTGGGCGGGACTGTAAGGGCACAGACCCTGGGCCTCCACATCGCGGCTGACTTCGTAGCGCATGACGTGGGCGTGGCCAGCGGAGGCGGTCTCCTCCGATGACATTTCCACCGGCGTGTAATGACGACAGCGCGGCTTATACGAGTTGGTGCCACAGAGGAGCACCTCGCCATTGGAGCGCAATGCATAGACGCGCAGGTAGTTGTGACAGTCCCACTCGAGCTTGCCTTTCAGGGCACACAACTCCCGGTCCGCATCCGTGCTGTGCCACTCCAGACGCGCAATCTCCTTCAGGCCATTTAGGCTCACATTGTAGATGACGTCCCTGCGAACCGAGATGGAGAACAATTGAATTAGCAAATGCGGGAATTAATTCGCCGATGGCGTGTGCCTGCCCAGAATGTGGAATGGAAGCCAGCCAAGTGCGGGgaccaaaaataaacgacAAAAAATGCCACGACCTGAGAGCTT
Protein-coding regions in this window:
- the Sema1b gene encoding semaphorin-1A → MSRSNSRPSTAMAITILQAICIIYITSTGLRSVAGWMPDVRPDLQTKQDKVLAHFIGNSTDYFKILDHNDENILVGAKDVIYNVSLNGLKEIARLEWHSTDADRELCALKGKLEWDCHNYLRVYALRSNGEVLLCGTNSYKPRCRHYTPVEMSSEETASAGHAHVMRYEVSRDVEAQGLCPYSPAHNSTYAFADGQLYSATVADFSGGDPLIYRENLRTEQYDLKQLNQPDFVGAIERNGYVLFFFRELSMEFMNFGKAVYSRVARVCKNDRGGPYSHGKSWTSFLKARLNCSVPGEFPFYFDEIQAISPIVESGSKSLVYAVFTTSVNAIPGSAVCAYNVDDILAAFDGEFKSQKDSQSHWLPVERDQVPKPRPGPCVEDSRTLSSVAVNFIKTHPLMEDSVPAVHGRPLLTKVNLHHRLTAIAVHPQVKSLSGAYYDVVYSGTDDGKVTKFINILTTHPNSTVDRLKTVVISEMQVLPLGTPVRELVISTSKNSLVVVSDGSLVSVPLHHCTHIVDCLGCLSLQDPICAWDLQTHECKNLATSQHKFGTKTYLQSLNSTKKSAALLCPHVPRDGPGAETMSVVTIPPPPSEDQKLLYSNVGASQGDQPSFEQQPTGGDDFGLNKITLTSMDPDDMPSLNDPQKSTASVDEINRASAPSYVFLAIIVSITFVVGGSAGVFCVKAWSRMMEGQMDDSHRNHFGKPIQFKHQNTGKDINLLMGSNAYTTTQKTPNLDLEKDRSHECKNSTEHLEKELPCKTSTLTKVKRTYI